A region of Candidatus Desulfarcum epimagneticum DNA encodes the following proteins:
- a CDS encoding putative Glycosyltransferase, group 2 family protein (Evidence 3 : Putative function from multiple computational evidences), producing MALIIPTMNRPSKLQELLFSITRQTVSCGRIIVIDGAESAKPVIDNFHKKLPVEYFKSLMPGQIRQRNIGIDKLKAENRLVGFLDDDLVLEENAIEEMIFLWNSLDIQIAGIGFNIVNAPVHRHSKLKSFFCMDHIDMGRVLSSGMNTSINNISTDMKTQWLGGGYTVWRHEVLKEFPQKALNTKWAVGEDIRFSYPIGKKYPLYVSGKAKVRHHHVYDQATPAKLYRYRGRKVAMAFVYFVLSHKELSVFACYWMLFFLAMGKCVKACITGQKNGIDESVGLFYGFFESLFYVFGAIDIKNMLEDHS from the coding sequence TTGGCGCTGATCATTCCGACTATGAACAGGCCATCCAAATTACAGGAACTTCTTTTTAGCATCACCCGCCAAACCGTTTCCTGCGGACGAATTATTGTGATAGATGGGGCGGAAAGCGCAAAACCTGTGATCGACAACTTTCATAAAAAATTGCCGGTTGAATACTTTAAAAGCTTGATGCCAGGGCAAATCCGTCAAAGAAATATTGGAATCGACAAATTAAAAGCTGAAAACAGACTCGTCGGTTTTCTTGATGATGATCTTGTGTTGGAGGAAAATGCAATTGAGGAGATGATTTTTTTATGGAATTCTCTCGATATTCAAATTGCGGGCATCGGTTTTAATATTGTGAATGCGCCGGTTCATCGTCATTCGAAATTAAAATCTTTTTTTTGCATGGATCATATCGATATGGGCAGGGTCCTGTCATCAGGAATGAACACAAGCATCAACAACATATCAACTGATATGAAAACCCAATGGCTGGGAGGGGGATATACGGTGTGGCGCCATGAAGTTTTAAAAGAGTTCCCCCAAAAAGCCTTGAATACAAAATGGGCGGTTGGAGAGGATATCAGATTCAGCTATCCTATAGGCAAAAAATATCCTTTATATGTTTCCGGTAAGGCAAAAGTTCGCCATCATCATGTTTATGATCAGGCCACCCCCGCAAAATTGTATAGATACAGAGGGCGCAAGGTGGCGATGGCTTTTGTTTATTTCGTTTTGAGCCATAAAGAGCTTTCTGTTTTTGCCTGTTACTGGATGCTATTTTTCCTTGCGATGGGAAAATGTGTTAAAGCCTGTATAACGGGCCAGAAAAACGGCATTGATGAGTCTGTCGGGCTTTTTTACGGATTCTTCGAATCTTTATTCTATGTTTTTGGGGCAATAGACATAAAAAATATGCTTGAAGACCATTCTTGA
- a CDS encoding transposase (fragment), whose protein sequence is MDNASIHKSKKVKEYLKRHRNIHLFYLPPYSPEYNPVELFWKWIKPKVYGFSSTLGGTMELIKKFRRYVWHYNRNRLINPIRFTFKAYESLL, encoded by the coding sequence TTGGATAACGCCAGCATTCATAAATCAAAAAAAGTCAAGGAGTATCTCAAACGGCACAGAAATATTCATTTGTTTTATTTGCCGCCATATTCGCCGGAATACAATCCGGTTGAACTTTTCTGGAAATGGATCAAACCCAAAGTGTATGGATTTTCTTCCACATTGGGAGGAACCATGGAATTAATCAAAAAATTTCGGAGATATGTCTGGCATTATAACCGCAATCGTTTGATTAATCCGATCCGCTTTACCTTTAAGGCTTACGAAAGTTTGTTATGA
- a CDS encoding conserved hypothetical protein (Evidence 4 : Unknown function but conserved in other organisms) encodes MGPSSAEKAVINIQDEYRYERKFDISDGLAPGEAESIIKIHPAIFSEIFYSRFVNSIYLDTNSMGNYFDNVYGFADRKKIRLRWYGSLFGKIDKPTLEIKIKKGFVGKKKSYPIHGFVLDSDFNIGTFLSAALESGIPDFLKQDLHFFNPVLLNRYSRKYFLSANKKYRITLDTNLSFYKIKRHNNSFLSSIQSKSKIVIELKYESRHDNNADRIINSFPFRVTRNSKYVNGIKNLY; translated from the coding sequence ATGGGGCCAAGTTCGGCAGAAAAAGCGGTGATTAACATACAAGACGAATACCGCTATGAAAGAAAATTTGACATTTCAGACGGGCTTGCCCCCGGAGAAGCTGAATCCATAATAAAAATTCATCCCGCCATATTTTCTGAAATATTTTATTCTAGGTTTGTTAATAGCATTTACTTAGACACAAACAGTATGGGAAACTATTTCGACAATGTATATGGGTTTGCTGACAGAAAGAAAATTCGCCTCCGCTGGTATGGGAGTCTTTTTGGAAAAATTGACAAACCTACGCTGGAGATCAAAATAAAAAAAGGTTTCGTGGGAAAGAAAAAATCTTATCCCATCCACGGTTTTGTTTTGGATTCGGACTTTAATATCGGAACATTTTTAAGCGCCGCCCTGGAATCCGGAATACCGGATTTTTTAAAACAGGACCTTCACTTCTTTAATCCGGTTCTTTTAAACCGTTACAGCCGAAAATATTTTCTGTCAGCGAATAAAAAGTACCGAATAACTCTTGACACCAACCTTTCATTTTACAAGATAAAGCGCCATAACAATTCTTTTTTATCAAGTATTCAGAGCAAATCAAAAATTGTTATTGAATTAAAATATGAAAGCAGGCACGACAATAATGCTGACAGAATAATCAATTCCTTTCCTTTTAGGGTCACAAGAAATTCTAAATACGTTAACGGCATTAAAAATCTTTACTGA
- a CDS encoding conserved membrane hypothetical protein (Evidence 4 : Unknown function but conserved in other organisms) codes for MENKVQKYFCYMFCVIVLFISCAAFKNYPGKWYVYILFTIALNALLFFGFRKNRLFFDTFIGILFWLGFWLKLSVRVGFLEGKFCERFGSFDFSGTSYDHALVVTTCGVAALLAASIIREKWIFRYPDRKENKENIGLEGLFIFYKTHRKLILIGFVGLFLAISLTNMYFGIYQKGMVSRTILPFGLRGIYSWLLLFGATSISAILLNFDFNLKKSSYLVVFFSLLESFFSSVSMLSRGMVINVSSLALGAYEGFKNSILASKFRLMAFSLVMFFILFSCSIIIATHLRGFYFSKGNYSHSDFSLKYIPGTTRVLVLDRWVGIEGVMAVSSSDKLGWDLWKKAWNEKYFDYGTSLYDLDIIATSSYAEIDTSKLHHISTPGILAFFYYPGSLFFLFFSMFLIGLIGAGIEIFVHKLGESNLILCSLFAQVVAYRYAHFGYVPGQSYLLFGALFLNMLLIYYANKFLLFFYKSR; via the coding sequence ATGGAAAATAAAGTTCAAAAATATTTTTGTTATATGTTTTGTGTTATTGTGCTCTTTATATCATGCGCGGCGTTTAAAAATTACCCGGGGAAATGGTATGTTTATATTTTATTTACAATAGCGTTAAACGCGCTTTTGTTTTTCGGATTCAGAAAAAACAGACTGTTTTTCGACACTTTTATAGGAATTTTGTTTTGGCTTGGATTCTGGTTGAAACTTTCTGTACGAGTTGGTTTTTTGGAGGGCAAGTTTTGTGAACGGTTTGGTTCTTTTGATTTTTCGGGAACATCTTATGATCATGCCTTGGTCGTAACCACTTGCGGCGTGGCGGCTCTTTTAGCGGCGTCAATCATTCGTGAAAAGTGGATTTTCAGATACCCGGATCGCAAAGAGAATAAAGAGAATATTGGCCTGGAAGGGCTGTTTATATTTTACAAAACGCATCGGAAATTAATTCTGATCGGATTTGTCGGCTTGTTTCTTGCAATTTCACTGACAAATATGTATTTCGGAATCTATCAAAAAGGCATGGTGTCACGCACGATATTGCCATTTGGGCTTAGAGGAATTTACTCCTGGCTTTTATTATTTGGCGCCACTTCAATCTCGGCGATATTGTTAAATTTTGATTTCAATCTGAAAAAAAGTTCGTATCTTGTGGTGTTTTTCAGCTTATTGGAAAGTTTTTTTTCAAGCGTGTCCATGTTAAGCCGTGGAATGGTAATAAATGTCAGTTCCTTAGCCCTTGGAGCCTATGAAGGGTTTAAAAATAGTATTTTGGCTTCAAAATTCCGATTAATGGCGTTTTCTTTGGTTATGTTTTTTATATTATTTTCCTGTTCAATTATAATAGCCACCCATTTGCGGGGTTTCTATTTTAGCAAAGGCAATTATAGCCATTCTGATTTCAGCTTAAAATATATTCCGGGAACCACAAGAGTTCTTGTCCTTGATCGATGGGTGGGGATTGAAGGTGTAATGGCGGTTTCCAGTTCAGACAAATTAGGATGGGATTTATGGAAAAAAGCCTGGAATGAAAAATATTTTGATTATGGAACTTCTTTATATGATTTGGATATAATAGCCACATCTTCTTATGCTGAAATTGACACATCAAAACTTCATCATATTTCAACACCTGGAATCTTAGCTTTTTTCTATTACCCAGGATCGCTCTTTTTTTTGTTTTTCTCAATGTTTTTAATCGGTTTGATCGGCGCCGGAATAGAGATATTTGTACATAAGCTGGGAGAATCAAATCTTATCTTATGCTCTCTTTTCGCCCAGGTGGTGGCATATCGGTATGCTCATTTCGGTTATGTTCCCGGACAAAGCTATTTGCTTTTTGGGGCGCTTTTTTTAAATATGTTATTAATTTATTATGCCAATAAATTTTTGTTATTTTTTTACAAATCAAGATAA
- a CDS encoding conserved membrane hypothetical protein (Evidence 4 : Unknown function but conserved in other organisms), with product MNLKPKIVFLVKLSISIILIVWLVMNGELSYQNFTIGISNFNLVIVFLLLTFIKLILASIRTHILMQFKVDSADNFKKVLSISWASSFVTCIAPISLFSDIFRIKKMMGIDSNVRKDNAFYASVSPKFFSILGLILITVFVSAISRNHPPEINWLFYALYGVLAFVALLYFYIDFFTRVLNAILNMVLKKIHPGFLHRRVENLKVYCLELFGDKKNLFYIILLSLCIQILNTISFLYIIVSINPMVDIDIFKIASVIPIGILTMMLPISFGGLGVGNMAFSQLLGIYGITNGADVFLLFFAFSYIFNFLGIVPFIRYFNK from the coding sequence ATGAACTTAAAACCAAAAATTGTTTTCCTGGTCAAATTATCGATAAGCATCATTTTAATTGTATGGCTGGTGATGAATGGAGAACTTAGTTATCAGAATTTCACAATAGGCATTTCCAATTTTAATTTGGTCATTGTATTTTTGTTATTGACTTTTATTAAACTCATTTTAGCGTCTATCCGAACCCATATTTTAATGCAATTTAAAGTGGACAGCGCGGATAATTTTAAAAAAGTTCTTTCAATATCGTGGGCCTCCAGCTTTGTGACTTGTATTGCCCCCATATCGCTTTTTTCAGATATATTCAGGATAAAAAAAATGATGGGGATAGATTCAAATGTAAGGAAGGATAACGCGTTTTATGCGTCTGTTAGCCCTAAATTTTTTTCCATATTGGGTCTTATTCTAATAACGGTTTTTGTAAGCGCTATTTCACGGAACCATCCCCCTGAAATTAATTGGCTTTTCTATGCCCTATACGGCGTTTTGGCTTTTGTTGCCCTTCTATATTTCTATATAGATTTTTTTACCCGTGTTTTAAATGCAATTTTAAATATGGTTTTAAAAAAAATTCACCCCGGGTTTCTTCATAGAAGGGTTGAAAATTTAAAAGTCTATTGCTTAGAATTGTTTGGTGACAAGAAAAATTTGTTTTATATTATTCTTTTGAGCCTTTGCATTCAGATTTTAAACACCATTTCCTTTCTTTACATTATTGTATCCATAAATCCCATGGTGGATATTGATATTTTTAAAATCGCATCTGTTATTCCAATCGGAATTTTAACTATGATGCTCCCCATTTCCTTTGGCGGGTTGGGTGTTGGAAATATGGCGTTTTCACAACTCCTCGGGATATATGGCATTACAAACGGCGCTGATGTGTTTTTATTGTTTTTTGCATTTTCTTATATTTTTAATTTTTTGGGAATTGTTCCATTTATCAGGTACTTTAATAAATAG
- the gmd gene encoding GDP-mannose 4,6-dehydratase, giving the protein MILLTGIAGKSGKWFLKNLNDDNSPLNKKSYRAIIRTTSNVELIDQSRLCIEKAYGDLNDETFLEDALKDISIVFHIAGIHTSMKVVNAAIKNSVDWIVLVHTTGIYSKYKSASEEYISIEKEIEQITKDSNIPVTILRPTMIYGSINDRNVAIFIRMVDKLRIFPVVSHAKFPLQPVHEKDLGNAYYQVLLNEKTTKGKKYILSGKSPIMLIDIFKTIAKLLEKRNLYVSIPFPIAYLGSYLLYLISFKKIDYRERVQRLVEPRTFSHDDASRDFAYFPMAFEKGIVNEVKEYLESKTIRNN; this is encoded by the coding sequence ATGATATTACTTACAGGAATAGCGGGAAAAAGCGGGAAGTGGTTCTTGAAAAATTTAAACGATGATAACAGCCCCCTAAATAAAAAAAGTTACCGGGCAATTATAAGAACAACATCAAATGTTGAATTGATAGACCAAAGTAGATTATGTATTGAGAAAGCTTATGGTGATTTGAATGATGAAACATTCTTAGAGGATGCTTTGAAAGATATAAGTATAGTTTTTCATATCGCTGGAATACACACTTCAATGAAAGTGGTTAATGCCGCCATAAAAAACAGCGTCGATTGGATTGTTCTTGTTCACACAACGGGTATATATTCAAAATATAAATCGGCCAGTGAAGAATATATAAGCATTGAAAAAGAAATAGAACAAATAACGAAAGATTCAAATATTCCTGTAACTATTTTAAGACCAACCATGATTTATGGCAGTATTAATGATAGAAATGTTGCCATCTTTATAAGAATGGTAGACAAATTAAGGATATTCCCAGTTGTAAGCCATGCAAAATTCCCCTTACAACCTGTACATGAAAAAGACCTTGGTAATGCCTATTATCAAGTGTTGTTAAATGAAAAAACGACCAAGGGAAAGAAATATATTTTATCAGGCAAATCCCCGATAATGTTGATAGACATATTTAAAACAATTGCCAAACTTCTAGAGAAAAGAAATTTATATGTTTCAATTCCATTTCCTATTGCATACCTTGGCTCATATCTTCTTTACTTAATCTCGTTTAAAAAAATTGATTATCGAGAAAGGGTACAGAGACTGGTTGAACCGCGTACTTTTTCTCATGATGATGCAAGTCGTGATTTTGCCTATTTTCCAATGGCCTTTGAGAAAGGAATTGTAAATGAAGTTAAGGAATATTTAGAATCGAAAACTATAAGAAATAATTAA
- a CDS encoding conserved membrane hypothetical protein (Evidence 4 : Unknown function but conserved in other organisms) codes for MNKIETFEKFMATSSAHVPLMSFLLNMIIAAILAYILGIVYIRYAKALSNRKSFSRNFILMTVTTMLIISVVKSSLALSLGLVGALSIVRFRTAIKEPEELAYMFISIALGLGFGADQRVITTVAFFVIVMIIIAIRWNARKDENKNLHLTVYSAFPGKVDLKKITEILKENCNAVNMKRFDENKESLESFFYIECEDIDQLYAIKRGLQSLDDTIKISFLDNAGVY; via the coding sequence ATGAATAAAATCGAGACATTTGAGAAGTTTATGGCAACTTCAAGCGCCCATGTTCCTCTGATGTCCTTCCTGCTGAATATGATCATCGCCGCAATCCTTGCCTATATTTTAGGTATTGTTTACATCAGATATGCCAAAGCCCTTTCAAACAGAAAATCTTTTTCCAGAAATTTTATATTGATGACCGTAACGACGATGCTGATTATTTCAGTGGTTAAATCCTCCCTCGCTCTTTCTCTGGGCCTTGTGGGAGCATTGTCCATTGTAAGATTCAGAACCGCGATTAAAGAGCCTGAAGAACTTGCGTACATGTTTATTTCAATCGCCCTTGGCTTGGGCTTTGGGGCGGATCAGAGGGTGATTACGACAGTGGCGTTTTTCGTTATCGTTATGATTATTATCGCAATAAGATGGAACGCGCGAAAAGATGAGAATAAAAATCTTCATCTGACTGTTTACAGCGCATTCCCCGGCAAAGTGGATTTAAAAAAGATAACGGAAATTCTTAAGGAGAATTGCAACGCCGTCAATATGAAACGGTTTGATGAAAACAAGGAAAGTTTGGAATCTTTTTTTTATATTGAATGCGAAGACATTGACCAGCTCTATGCGATTAAGCGGGGTTTGCAAAGTTTAGACGATACAATAAAAATAAGTTTTCTGGATAACGCCGGAGTATATTAG
- a CDS encoding Glycosyltransferase, with translation MLIINAPNVHSGGGYTLLRGLLKALDNSITGFIFLDKRFYLDFSIPRSFTVHRVAPTLRGRLSGELKLKSLVNKKDLVFCFGNLPPLFRLKGKTCVYLQNRHLLESGMLKGFSPSTRLKITLERRWLSWREKNVDIFLVQTPSMQRIMKNNFGNESKIIPFHTDVTNYQRFFKKSNQLENKKWDFIYVASGDPHKNHHRLIKAWIYLAEEGITPTLCLTIDKKKYHKLCAWIENIKKAYGLNIYNSGKKPYKSVIELYRNAGALIYPSLCETIGLPLIEARSEGLPILASELDYVRDVVEPEQSFDPVSEISMGRAVKRFLGAPMEKLDIKEPHSFIKEILKIS, from the coding sequence ATGTTGATTATCAATGCGCCAAATGTTCACAGTGGTGGTGGGTACACGCTTCTTCGTGGACTTTTAAAGGCTTTAGATAATAGTATAACAGGTTTTATCTTTCTGGATAAGCGTTTTTATTTAGATTTCAGTATACCTCGAAGCTTTACAGTGCATAGGGTGGCCCCTACATTAAGGGGCAGATTATCCGGTGAATTAAAGCTAAAAAGTCTGGTTAATAAAAAAGATTTGGTTTTTTGTTTCGGAAATCTCCCTCCATTGTTCAGGTTAAAAGGAAAAACTTGTGTATATCTTCAGAACAGACATCTTCTGGAAAGTGGTATGCTGAAAGGATTCAGCCCGTCAACTCGTCTCAAAATTACCTTGGAAAGGAGATGGTTGTCATGGAGAGAAAAAAATGTCGATATATTTCTTGTGCAAACCCCGTCGATGCAACGCATAATGAAAAATAATTTTGGTAATGAATCAAAAATAATCCCTTTTCATACTGATGTGACGAATTATCAAAGATTTTTCAAAAAAAGTAACCAGCTGGAAAATAAAAAATGGGATTTTATTTATGTCGCATCAGGGGATCCCCATAAAAACCACCATCGCCTTATCAAAGCCTGGATATACTTGGCAGAAGAGGGCATAACCCCAACCCTTTGCTTAACTATTGATAAAAAAAAATATCATAAATTGTGCGCATGGATAGAAAACATTAAAAAAGCATATGGATTAAATATTTATAATTCAGGAAAAAAACCGTATAAAAGTGTCATTGAATTGTACAGGAACGCAGGGGCATTGATATATCCATCTCTTTGTGAAACAATCGGCCTTCCTCTTATAGAAGCCCGATCTGAGGGACTGCCCATTCTTGCTTCCGAATTGGACTATGTGCGCGATGTGGTGGAACCGGAGCAATCTTTTGATCCTGTGTCCGAGATTTCAATGGGGCGGGCTGTTAAAAGATTTTTGGGGGCGCCAATGGAAAAGCTGGATATAAAAGAACCCCATTCATTTATAAAAGAAATTTTAAAAATATCTTAA
- a CDS encoding conserved hypothetical protein (Evidence 4 : Unknown function but conserved in other organisms) — protein sequence MILKDSVIGRRRFARFLSVAIKFKVIVFLSLFLIYSVALIGVSGIMYKYGFTSIIKDIGLGVIYKNYTTPFNYFKGLWSSPEKLIIDIKHKNFQKLAYEREVALAQRFLNKGEYVSATIRHGNKKIRVKMRLKGDNIDHLHGAKWSYRIKVKGDQTIFGMKIFSIQHPKTRNYIFEWIFHQALRREDILNLRYKFVNVIINGRDLGIYALEEHFEKRLVEYRRRREGPILRLEEDLSWHEGRVFPSKTRSGYGSYFSSAISSFNKNNLTDPKKYSTYQMAYNLFEGFRLGFLKPSEIFDIKRLATFLALADILGAEHALRTNNLRFYYNPVTSLFEPIGFDGDTGQVTKKLIGVSSGSLLSAGFERPVPGLINSILSDEIVFGEYIRQLERITEDLYLESLLSDLKEDFKKNMAIIYRDFPWSKSSMDVFFENREYIRNFLTPKKIMGAYFSKKSKDKITLFLGNVQRLPAEVVEVVYGNSYIFKPVEKVVFPGKIPGKPAIYMKVDFFIPEKIGWLDDMPEELRVRSRLLGSSMAKDDKIIPGPHFDPGFINNDFIRKPPNALSFDFLNVNEEKKTITFKSGEWTLARDLILPKGYMVLANEGLEINLINSAKILSYSALNFLGSEKKPIRFYSENSSGQGVLILKARKKSILKYVNFQNLGPPSQKGWALTGAVTFYESPVSINRCAFSASRAEDALNIIRSDFTISDSHFQENKSDAFDGDFVKGEILDSLFVSSGNDALDFSGSVVKVRNVFINRAGDKGMSFGEKTKAVISQANILNTEIAVAGKDLSEIDIDHIRLQNSKVGFSVYQKKSEFGPSTMKAFNLSMNKVALPYLLEKGSKLEIDGKEVEPYKGKIKDLLYGAKFGRKSGD from the coding sequence ATGATATTAAAGGATTCTGTTATAGGGCGCCGACGCTTCGCCAGATTTTTATCCGTAGCCATTAAGTTTAAGGTTATAGTTTTTTTGTCGTTGTTTCTAATATATTCCGTGGCCCTGATCGGCGTCAGCGGCATCATGTATAAATATGGTTTCACATCTATTATAAAAGATATTGGATTAGGGGTTATTTATAAAAATTACACAACCCCCTTCAATTACTTTAAGGGACTTTGGTCCAGTCCTGAAAAATTAATTATTGATATCAAGCACAAGAATTTTCAAAAGCTGGCGTATGAGAGGGAAGTGGCGCTTGCGCAGAGGTTTTTAAATAAAGGTGAATATGTTTCCGCCACAATTCGACATGGAAATAAAAAAATCCGAGTCAAAATGCGCCTGAAGGGAGACAACATCGACCATCTTCACGGCGCCAAATGGTCATATAGAATCAAGGTAAAAGGCGATCAAACCATTTTCGGGATGAAAATTTTTTCAATCCAGCATCCTAAAACAAGAAACTATATTTTTGAATGGATATTTCACCAGGCGCTTAGACGGGAAGACATACTCAACTTAAGATATAAATTCGTAAACGTCATAATCAATGGCAGGGATCTCGGGATTTACGCCCTTGAAGAACATTTCGAAAAAAGACTCGTCGAATACCGGAGGAGAAGAGAGGGTCCTATTTTGCGGCTTGAAGAAGATTTAAGCTGGCATGAGGGAAGAGTGTTCCCATCAAAAACTAGAAGCGGCTATGGATCTTATTTTTCAAGTGCCATATCATCGTTTAATAAAAATAATTTAACAGATCCAAAAAAATATTCAACCTATCAGATGGCATATAACCTGTTTGAAGGGTTCAGACTCGGTTTTCTAAAGCCCAGCGAAATATTTGATATAAAGAGGCTTGCCACTTTCCTGGCTCTTGCGGATATTCTTGGGGCGGAACACGCTTTAAGAACAAACAATTTGAGGTTTTACTACAACCCCGTCACGTCTTTATTTGAGCCAATCGGATTTGACGGAGACACTGGACAGGTGACAAAGAAACTCATCGGGGTTTCGTCCGGGAGTTTATTAAGCGCCGGATTTGAGAGACCTGTGCCCGGTCTTATTAACTCAATATTAAGTGATGAAATAGTTTTTGGCGAGTACATACGCCAGCTGGAAAGAATCACTGAAGACTTATATCTTGAATCCCTGCTGTCGGATTTAAAAGAAGACTTTAAAAAAAACATGGCGATTATTTACCGCGATTTTCCGTGGAGCAAATCCTCCATGGATGTGTTCTTTGAAAACCGTGAATACATTCGAAATTTTTTAACCCCTAAAAAAATTATGGGCGCCTATTTTTCCAAAAAATCTAAAGATAAGATTACGCTTTTCCTCGGCAACGTCCAGCGATTGCCTGCTGAAGTCGTTGAAGTTGTATACGGAAACTCTTATATTTTCAAGCCCGTTGAAAAGGTTGTGTTTCCCGGGAAAATACCTGGGAAACCGGCGATATACATGAAAGTGGATTTTTTTATTCCTGAGAAAATCGGCTGGTTGGACGACATGCCGGAAGAGCTTAGAGTGCGTTCCCGGCTACTCGGCTCCTCTATGGCAAAGGATGACAAAATTATACCCGGCCCTCATTTTGACCCGGGTTTTATAAACAATGATTTCATAAGAAAACCGCCCAATGCCCTGAGTTTTGATTTCCTTAATGTTAATGAAGAAAAGAAAACCATTACTTTTAAATCGGGAGAATGGACGCTTGCGAGGGACTTGATATTGCCGAAGGGCTACATGGTCCTGGCAAATGAGGGACTTGAAATTAATCTGATCAATTCAGCAAAAATTCTTTCTTATTCCGCGCTTAATTTTTTGGGATCAGAAAAAAAGCCAATCAGATTTTACTCCGAAAATTCCTCTGGACAGGGGGTTCTGATTTTAAAGGCCAGGAAGAAATCCATTTTGAAATACGTTAACTTTCAAAACCTTGGCCCCCCTTCCCAAAAGGGATGGGCGCTGACCGGGGCTGTTACTTTTTATGAATCTCCTGTTTCAATAAATCGTTGCGCTTTCTCCGCCAGTCGCGCGGAAGACGCGTTAAATATTATCCGGTCAGATTTTACGATATCCGATTCCCATTTTCAGGAAAATAAGTCTGACGCCTTTGACGGGGATTTTGTAAAGGGAGAAATTTTGGATTCGCTCTTCGTTAGCTCTGGCAACGATGCTCTGGATTTTTCCGGAAGCGTTGTCAAAGTGAGAAATGTTTTTATTAACAGAGCTGGGGATAAGGGAATGAGCTTTGGAGAAAAAACCAAAGCTGTGATTTCTCAGGCAAACATCCTGAACACTGAGATTGCTGTGGCCGGGAAAGATCTTTCTGAGATTGACATTGATCATATCAGGTTGCAAAACAGCAAAGTGGGTTTTAGTGTGTATCAAAAAAAATCCGAATTCGGCCCTTCGACCATGAAGGCGTTTAATTTATCCATGAATAAGGTCGCGCTTCCTTATTTGCTTGAAAAAGGTTCCAAGTTGGAGATAGATGGGAAAGAAGTTGAACCCTACAAAGGAAAGATCAAGGATTTGCTATATGGGGCCAAGTTCGGCAGAAAAAGCGGTGATTAA
- a CDS encoding conserved hypothetical protein (Evidence 4 : Unknown function but conserved in other organisms), with the protein MIKINLTRRDRIELESFRRLASSKDSEKALMVLMSADRRSVSEISRLLRRHPHTVRDWLKRYKNKGLPGLSRKFSPGRPDEKRQKVKERIKEILADPPLSYGYVDNVWTVALIAFEIKKSLKLKVSGDTVKRALKNLGYSYKRPSKSPPAKAPSREEKVARINKMVEKIKSIAIQKDCEIFALDESHFSTEPYLVQGWFLKRWPPQDMLEFQKRKSHILWMLEFKNTKILLEEVSQGQQP; encoded by the coding sequence ATGATAAAGATCAATTTAACGCGACGTGACCGGATTGAGCTGGAAAGTTTCCGACGTCTGGCATCATCCAAAGATTCAGAAAAAGCATTAATGGTTCTCATGAGCGCTGATAGGCGCAGTGTATCTGAAATTTCACGTTTGCTGAGGCGCCATCCCCATACGGTCAGGGATTGGCTTAAACGCTATAAAAATAAAGGTCTTCCGGGTTTGTCCAGAAAGTTTTCACCCGGAAGACCTGATGAAAAGAGGCAAAAAGTCAAAGAGCGCATCAAAGAGATACTTGCTGATCCTCCTTTGTCATATGGATATGTGGATAATGTCTGGACCGTGGCCCTTATCGCCTTTGAAATCAAAAAAAGCCTAAAACTTAAAGTAAGCGGGGACACTGTAAAAAGAGCGTTAAAAAATTTGGGTTACAGTTATAAGCGGCCATCAAAAAGTCCGCCCGCCAAAGCCCCGTCGCGTGAGGAAAAAGTGGCCCGGATCAACAAAATGGTTGAAAAAATCAAAAGTATTGCGATCCAGAAAGACTGCGAAATATTTGCTCTCGATGAATCACATTTTTCAACGGAGCCTTATCTCGTTCAAGGGTGGTTTTTAAAAAGGTGGCCGCCACAAGATATGCTCGAGTTCCAAAAGAGAAAGTCTCACATACTTTGGATGCTTGAATTTAAAAACACAAAAATTTTACTGGAAGAAGTCAGCCAAGGCCAACAGCCTTGA